The Hippoglossus stenolepis isolate QCI-W04-F060 chromosome 3, HSTE1.2, whole genome shotgun sequence genomic sequence CAAAGGATCTTCTCAATCTCATCAGCCTGCAGTCGATGACGACAGAAGTTGTTTTTAGTGCATATACTTTGAAAGAAACTTGGTAAATGtgacataaagaaagaaagcaacTAAAATCCTGCTGGATTGAATCACCTGTTTGACAGCAATGCTGACTCTGACAGAGTTGATGGATCCCTCAATGAGAACCTTCTCCTTGTCATTGCGGCTGATCACCACAGGCTGGAGTAACAGCTCCTTACTGCTCCTGTAATCACAGgtaaaaaatacattcattagaaataaaaacaggttgtGAACAGGTTTACATAGGCCAGttgacttgcttgtgtttctttaagACATTTCACATCTTATCCAAAAGTTCTGAAGGTAGTTCTCAACAGTGAAAGGCCACTGAGCTGGAAGAATCCTGCAGAAGGCCCAGAACCAActctgaactgaagaagcctttttggatgagaggtgaaacacaagcaagtccagtgcacaactcctgaagatacaATGACCaggatgactgagaatcttcacagatattTGAACTAGTGTGTTTTCCAGATAACACCTGCATGGCTCTACATAGAACCTTTGCGTTTATAGTGTCTCACTGAAAACCTCCTAATCTACTCTTTGTACTGGAACACCTGCAAACAGGCTGCAGCAAGTCCCCAGCAGCTCATTTTACTGCCTTGCCCATGCTCGTGTCATTTTTCCCCTCCTACATTTTCCTATGCAAGTTTGCACAAGTCTGCGCTTGTGTGACAGCGGCAGATGATCGGCAAACAGCTGGAAGGCACGAGAAACAAGGTGAAGCCGAGCCAAGATGGGGGAACAGGCTGAGAGACTGCTCGTTCTCCAACCACATGCTTGTTTCTAAACATACCTGACCTCCACCTCCGGCTTGTTGTGGCGCTCCACCACCTGCGAGGAGAAGTTCTCCAGGCAGAGGGCCGCCTGCAGGGTGGCCCTCACAGCGTTCAAGTAGGGGCGCAGAGTCGCTGTCTGAGGAGAAGGGGGACAAGGTGAATGTCTGATCACAATGCAGAGATGATGCTATTGGTTGTTTAGATCAGGGTACATGCAACGTACAGCTCCCACTGTAGTTGGGGGGACTCAACCTGCAGGGTCAGACTATCAGGTCAGTGGGATATGTGCAGAGATGCAGTCACTACAGCTCTGCTGTAACCCACTAACAAGCTGACACTTCCTTTTTAGTctcatttttttaatagaaccaatcaaaaataaagtacaaactGAGGCGAGTTACTTACATACACACGATACATCTACTGAGTCTTAAACCATTACTTGCATGAACCACAGTGGCCGGGATGATTCCAGCTGACCGA encodes the following:
- the LOC118105126 gene encoding actin-related protein 2/3 complex subunit 4, translated to MTATLRPYLNAVRATLQAALCLENFSSQVVERHNKPEVEVRSSKELLLQPVVISRNDKEKVLIEGSINSVRVSIAVKQADEIEKILCHKFMRFMMMRAENFFILRRKPVEGYDISFLITNFHTEQMYKHKLVDYVIHFMEEIDKEISEMKLSVNARARIVAEEFLKNF